A genome region from Streptomyces sp. S4.7 includes the following:
- a CDS encoding IucA/IucC family siderophore biosynthesis protein, with translation MTQRLWAAAATRLLAKLLGEFAYEEIIEPLARPATANGRAPVGYTLPLDDGTPLTFTAHRGAYGSWRVDPDSVELAGQPFRDPLRFLVLARRLLAIDGATLGHLVHELNATLVADTRIDGTALTAAELADLDYADLEGHQTGHPWLILNKGRIGLSATDATRWAPESRAPSPLPWIAVSTTLATYRGVPSLASPGRLYGCELDPATRDGFASALRSRGLDPDAYLYLPVHPWQWDEVILPLYAAEIAAGAIVPLPTDGDSRLPQQSIRTFLNTTRPDRHTVKLPLSILNTLVWRGLPTERTLAAPAVTAWMRGLYESDPFLRDECGVILLGEVASVTVTHPLYDHLPEVPYQYKELLGAIWREPLPARLAPGERARTLASLLHTDPSGRAFTAELVERSGLPAEVWLRRLFAALLPPLLRFLYRYGTVFSPHGENAVVVFDERDVPVRLAIKDFVDDVNVSARPLPEHEGMPQEVRDTLLTEEPSFLTQFIHSGLFVGVFRFLAPLCQEQLDVPERTFWSLLRAEILRHQARFPELKDRYETFDLLTPRIARLCLNRNRLHLDGYRDRADRPHAAVHGTVPNPLAPPADGGSGT, from the coding sequence CTGACCCAGCGGCTCTGGGCAGCGGCCGCCACCCGCCTCCTCGCGAAACTCCTCGGTGAATTCGCGTACGAGGAGATCATCGAGCCCCTCGCACGGCCCGCCACCGCCAACGGCCGAGCACCCGTCGGCTACACACTCCCGCTCGACGACGGCACGCCCCTCACCTTCACCGCCCACCGCGGCGCCTACGGCAGCTGGCGCGTCGACCCGGACTCCGTCGAGCTCGCCGGACAGCCCTTCCGCGACCCCCTTCGCTTCCTCGTCCTCGCGCGCCGCCTCCTCGCGATCGACGGCGCCACCCTCGGCCACCTCGTCCACGAACTGAACGCCACCCTCGTCGCCGACACCAGGATCGACGGCACCGCCCTCACCGCCGCCGAACTCGCCGACCTCGACTACGCCGATCTCGAAGGCCACCAGACCGGCCACCCCTGGCTCATACTCAACAAGGGCCGCATAGGTCTCTCCGCCACCGACGCGACCCGCTGGGCACCCGAGTCACGTGCCCCCTCCCCACTCCCGTGGATAGCGGTCAGCACCACCCTCGCCACCTACCGGGGCGTCCCCTCCCTCGCCTCTCCCGGCCGGCTCTACGGCTGCGAACTCGACCCCGCGACCCGCGACGGCTTCGCCTCCGCGCTCCGCTCCCGGGGCCTGGACCCGGACGCGTACCTCTACCTCCCCGTGCACCCCTGGCAGTGGGACGAGGTGATCCTGCCGCTCTACGCCGCCGAGATCGCCGCGGGCGCGATCGTCCCGCTGCCCACCGACGGCGACAGCAGACTGCCGCAGCAGTCCATCCGTACGTTCCTCAACACCACCCGGCCGGACCGGCACACGGTGAAACTCCCGCTGTCCATCCTCAACACCCTTGTCTGGCGCGGTCTGCCCACCGAACGCACGCTGGCCGCCCCGGCCGTCACCGCCTGGATGCGCGGCCTGTACGAGTCGGACCCCTTCCTCCGCGACGAGTGCGGAGTGATCCTCCTCGGGGAAGTGGCGTCGGTGACGGTGACCCACCCGCTCTACGACCACCTTCCCGAGGTCCCGTACCAGTACAAGGAACTCCTCGGCGCGATCTGGCGTGAACCGCTCCCGGCCAGACTCGCCCCCGGCGAACGCGCGCGGACCCTCGCCTCGCTCCTGCACACCGATCCCAGCGGCCGGGCCTTCACCGCCGAGCTCGTGGAGCGGTCCGGGCTCCCGGCCGAAGTCTGGCTCCGCAGGCTCTTCGCCGCCCTCCTGCCGCCACTGCTGCGCTTCCTCTACCGCTACGGCACCGTCTTCTCACCGCACGGGGAGAACGCGGTCGTCGTCTTCGACGAGCGGGACGTCCCCGTCCGCCTCGCGATCAAGGACTTCGTGGACGACGTGAACGTCAGCGCCCGGCCGCTGCCGGAGCACGAGGGGATGCCCCAGGAGGTCAGGGACACCCTCCTCACGGAGGAGCCGTCCTTCCTGACACAGTTCATCCACTCCGGGCTCTTCGTCGGCGTCTTCCGCTTCCTCGCACCGCTGTGCCAGGAACAACTGGACGTCCCCGAGCGGACGTTCTGGTCACTCTTACGGGCCGAGATCCTGCGCCACCAGGCCCGCTTCCCCGAACTCAAGGACCGCTACGAGACGTTCGACCTGCTCACGCCCCGTATCGCGCGGCTCTGTCTCAACCGCAACCGGCTGCATCTGGACGGATACCGCGACCGCGCGGACCGCCCGCACGCCGCCGTGCACGGGACGGTGCCCAATCCGCTCGCCCCGCCGGCGGACGGTGGAAGCGGGACGTGA
- a CDS encoding ATP-dependent DNA helicase, with product MTKPSLSELLHAAVTAVGGAERPGQVTMAEAVAEVIDDNSHLLVQAGTGTGKSLGYLVPALAHGERVVVATATLALQRQLVERDLPRTVDALSPLLGRRPEYAMLKGRSNYLCLHRLNEGVPQEEEDGLFDQFEAAAPTSKLGKDLLRMRDWADETETGDRDNLTPGVSDRAWAQISVSSRECLGATKCAYGAECFAEMARERAKLADVVITNHALLAIDAIEGAPVVPQHEVLIVDEAHELVSRVTGVATGELTPGQVNRAVRRAAKLVDEKAADSLQTASETFERLMELALPGRIEEIPEDLGYALMALRDAARTVISAIGATRDKSVQDEDAVRKQALAAVESVHSVAERIANGSEWDVVWYERHDRFGASLRVAPLSVSGLLREKLFNERSVVLTSATLKLGGDFNGVGASLGLAPEGTEGEDVPQWKGIDVGSPFDYPKQGILYVARHLSPPGREGSRGDMMDELAELVEAAGGRTLGLFSSMRGAQAAAEELRGRLDTPILLQGEETLGELIKAFADDPATCLFGTLSLWQGVDVPGPSSQLVVMDRIPFPRPDDPLMSARQKAVEEAGGNGFMAVAATHAALLMAQGAGRLVRASGDRGVVAVLDPRLANARYGSYLRASMPDFWYTTDRNQARRSLAAIDARAKAEGR from the coding sequence ATGACGAAGCCATCTCTCTCCGAGCTCCTCCATGCCGCCGTCACCGCTGTCGGCGGTGCGGAACGGCCAGGTCAGGTCACCATGGCCGAGGCCGTCGCGGAGGTCATCGACGACAACTCCCATCTGCTCGTGCAGGCCGGCACCGGCACCGGAAAGTCACTCGGCTATCTGGTCCCGGCGCTGGCGCACGGCGAGCGCGTCGTGGTGGCCACCGCGACCCTGGCCCTGCAACGGCAGCTCGTGGAGCGTGACCTCCCGCGCACGGTCGACGCGCTGAGCCCCCTGCTGGGGCGCCGGCCCGAGTACGCCATGCTCAAGGGCCGTTCCAACTACCTCTGTCTGCACCGCCTCAACGAAGGCGTGCCGCAGGAAGAGGAGGACGGCCTCTTCGACCAGTTCGAGGCGGCGGCGCCCACCAGCAAACTCGGCAAGGACCTGCTGAGGATGCGGGACTGGGCGGACGAGACGGAGACCGGCGACCGCGACAACCTCACGCCGGGGGTCTCCGACCGCGCGTGGGCGCAGATCTCCGTGTCGTCCCGTGAGTGCCTGGGCGCGACGAAGTGTGCCTACGGCGCCGAGTGCTTCGCGGAGATGGCGCGTGAGCGGGCCAAGCTCGCCGACGTCGTGATCACCAACCACGCGCTGCTGGCCATCGACGCCATCGAGGGCGCGCCCGTCGTCCCGCAGCACGAGGTGCTGATCGTCGACGAGGCCCATGAACTGGTGTCGCGGGTGACCGGTGTCGCCACCGGTGAGCTGACCCCCGGCCAGGTCAACCGCGCGGTGCGCCGGGCGGCCAAGCTGGTCGACGAGAAGGCCGCGGACTCGCTCCAGACGGCCTCCGAGACCTTCGAGCGGCTGATGGAGCTGGCGCTCCCCGGCCGCATCGAAGAGATCCCCGAGGACCTCGGCTACGCGCTGATGGCCCTGCGTGACGCCGCGCGCACGGTGATCTCGGCCATCGGGGCCACGCGCGACAAGTCCGTCCAGGACGAGGACGCCGTACGCAAGCAGGCCCTCGCGGCCGTCGAGTCCGTCCACAGCGTCGCCGAGCGGATCGCCAACGGCAGCGAGTGGGACGTGGTCTGGTACGAGCGCCACGACCGCTTCGGCGCGTCGCTGCGGGTCGCTCCGCTCTCCGTGTCGGGCCTGCTGAGGGAGAAGCTCTTCAACGAGCGCTCGGTGGTCCTGACCTCCGCCACGCTCAAGCTCGGCGGCGACTTCAACGGCGTCGGCGCGTCGCTGGGACTGGCCCCGGAGGGGACGGAGGGCGAGGACGTCCCGCAGTGGAAGGGCATCGACGTCGGTTCGCCCTTCGACTACCCCAAGCAGGGAATCCTCTATGTCGCGCGGCATCTCTCCCCGCCCGGACGGGAGGGTTCGCGCGGCGACATGATGGACGAGCTCGCGGAGCTGGTCGAGGCCGCGGGCGGCCGTACGCTCGGACTGTTCTCCTCGATGCGCGGCGCGCAGGCCGCCGCCGAGGAGCTGCGCGGCCGACTCGACACGCCGATCCTGCTGCAAGGGGAGGAGACCCTCGGCGAGTTGATCAAAGCATTCGCCGACGACCCCGCGACGTGTCTGTTCGGCACGCTCTCGCTCTGGCAGGGCGTGGACGTCCCCGGACCGAGTTCACAGCTGGTGGTGATGGACCGGATTCCGTTCCCGCGCCCCGACGATCCACTGATGAGCGCGCGCCAGAAGGCGGTCGAGGAGGCCGGTGGCAACGGGTTCATGGCCGTGGCGGCCACACACGCCGCCCTGCTGATGGCTCAGGGCGCCGGCCGGCTGGTGCGTGCCTCGGGGGACCGCGGTGTCGTGGCCGTACTGGACCCCCGGCTGGCGAACGCGCGGTACGGCAGCTATCTGCGGGCCTCGATGCCCGATTTCTGGTACACCACGGACCGTAACCAGGCGCGACGCTCGTTGGCCGCGATCGACGCGCGGGCCAAGGCGGAGGGCCGGTAG
- the lexA gene encoding transcriptional repressor LexA: MTTTADSATITAQDRSQSRLEPVHPMNDAATNPEGVKPTRSLPGRPPGIRADSSGLTDRQRRVIEVIRDSVQRRGYPPSMREIGQAVGLSSTSSVAHQLMALERKGFLRRDPHRPRAYEVRGSDQPSTQQTDTTGKPAASYVPLIGRIAAGGPILAEESVEDVFPLPRQLVGDGELFVLKVVGDSMIEAAICDGDWVTVRRQPVAENGDIVAAMLDGEATVKRFRREDGHVWLLPHNAAYQPIPGDDATILGKVVAVLRRV; encoded by the coding sequence GTGACCACCACCGCAGACAGCGCCACCATTACCGCCCAGGACCGCTCCCAGAGCCGACTCGAGCCGGTGCATCCCATGAATGACGCAGCCACGAATCCGGAGGGCGTAAAGCCCACTCGCTCGCTGCCCGGCCGACCTCCCGGAATCAGGGCGGACAGCTCCGGTCTCACGGACCGGCAGCGGCGGGTCATCGAAGTCATCCGCGACTCCGTGCAACGACGGGGATATCCGCCGTCGATGCGCGAGATCGGTCAGGCCGTCGGCCTGTCCAGCACATCTTCCGTCGCCCATCAGTTGATGGCTCTGGAGCGCAAGGGATTCCTGCGCAGGGATCCGCACCGGCCGAGGGCCTACGAGGTCCGGGGCTCCGACCAGCCCAGCACCCAGCAGACGGACACGACCGGCAAGCCCGCCGCGTCGTACGTACCGTTGATCGGCCGGATCGCGGCCGGCGGGCCGATCCTCGCCGAGGAATCCGTCGAGGACGTGTTCCCGCTGCCGCGCCAACTGGTCGGTGACGGCGAGCTGTTCGTCCTCAAGGTCGTCGGAGACTCGATGATCGAAGCGGCGATCTGCGACGGCGACTGGGTGACGGTCCGCCGTCAGCCCGTGGCCGAGAACGGCGACATCGTGGCCGCGATGCTGGACGGTGAGGCCACCGTGAAGCGCTTCCGGCGCGAGGACGGCCATGTGTGGCTGCTCCCGCACAACGCGGCGTACCAGCCGATTCCCGGCGACGACGCGACAATCCTCGGCAAGGTTGTGGCGGTCCTGCGGCGGGTGTGA
- the nrdR gene encoding transcriptional regulator NrdR produces MHCPFCRHPDSRVVDSRTTDDGTSIRRRRQCPDCSRRFTTVETASLMVIKRSGVTEPFSRTKVISGVRKACQGRPVTEDALAQLGQRVEEALRATGSAELTTHDVGLAILGPLQELDLVAYLRFASVYRAFDSPEDFEAAVAELRTRPPAEEGGPGATPEVPEPVTAAD; encoded by the coding sequence ATGCACTGTCCCTTCTGCAGGCACCCCGACAGCCGTGTCGTCGACAGCCGCACCACCGACGACGGGACGTCCATCCGGCGCCGCCGTCAGTGCCCCGACTGCTCCCGCCGTTTCACGACGGTGGAGACCGCCTCGCTGATGGTGATCAAGCGCAGCGGAGTCACGGAACCTTTCAGCCGTACAAAAGTCATCTCCGGTGTCCGCAAGGCATGCCAGGGACGGCCGGTCACCGAGGACGCTCTCGCCCAACTCGGCCAGCGGGTCGAGGAGGCGCTGCGCGCCACCGGCAGCGCCGAGCTGACCACCCACGACGTAGGGCTGGCCATACTCGGCCCCTTGCAGGAGCTCGACCTCGTCGCGTACCTGCGCTTCGCATCCGTATACAGGGCGTTCGACTCGCCCGAAGACTTCGAGGCCGCCGTGGCGGAGCTCCGCACGCGGCCTCCCGCAGAGGAAGGCGGGCCGGGCGCGACCCCCGAGGTCCCCGAGCCCGTCACCGCTGCCGACTGA
- a CDS encoding vitamin B12-dependent ribonucleotide reductase, translated as MTETASGPTARGSRGKGAKTGKGLRIERIHTTPGVHPYDEVVWERRDVVMTNWRDGSVNFDQRGVEFPGFWSVNAVNIVTSKYFRGAVGTPQRETSLRQLIDRIVKTYRKSGEENGYFTSPADAEIFEHELAYALLHQIFSFNSPVWFNVGTPQPQQVSACFILAVDDSMESILDWYKEEGMIFKGGSGAGLNLSRIRSSKELLSSGGNASGPVSFMRGADASAGTIKSGGATRRAAKMVILDVDHPDIENFIETKVKEEEKIRALRDAGFDMDLGGDDITSVQYQNANNSVRVNDEFMKAVETGGKFGLRARMTGDVIEEVEAKSLFRKMAEAAWACADPGIQYDDTINQWHTCPESGRINGSNPCSEYMHLDNTSCNLASLNLMKFLKDDDKGNQSFEIERFSKVVELVITAMDISICFADFPTQKIGENTRAFRQLGIGYANLGALLMATGHAYDSDGGRALAGAITSLMTSTSYKRSAELAAVVGPYDGYARNAEPHQRVMKQHADANGAAVHVDDLDSPIWAAATEAWQDVVRLGAKNGFRNAQASVIAPTGTIGLAMSCDTTGLEPDLALVKFKKLVGGGSMQIVNGTVPQALRRLGYQEEQIEAVVAHIAENGNVIDAPGLKPEHYPVFDCAMGERSISAMGHVRMMAAIQPWISGALSKTVNLPETATVEDVEEVYFKAWKLGVKALAIYRDNCKVGQPLSAKKKEQVAEKAEETIRQAVEKVVEYRPVRMRLPKGRPGITTSFTVGGAEGYMTANSYPDDGLGEVFLKMSKQGSTLAGMMDAFSIAVSVGLQYGVPLETYVSKFTNMRFEPAGMTDDPDVRLAQSIVDYIFRRLALDFLPFETRSALGIHSADERQRHLETGSYEPSLEDENGMDVENLAQSAPRQVEPLKSVSPTATSPVSEAPAPKQAHTSAELVEMQLGISADAPLCFSCGTKMQRAGSCYICEGCGSTSGCS; from the coding sequence ATGACAGAGACGGCGAGCGGTCCGACGGCACGGGGTTCCCGCGGCAAGGGAGCCAAGACCGGCAAGGGCCTGCGTATCGAGCGAATCCACACGACCCCCGGCGTGCATCCGTACGACGAGGTGGTCTGGGAGCGCCGGGACGTCGTCATGACCAATTGGCGCGACGGCTCGGTCAACTTCGACCAGCGTGGCGTCGAGTTCCCCGGCTTCTGGTCGGTGAACGCGGTCAACATCGTCACCAGCAAGTACTTCCGCGGGGCTGTCGGCACGCCGCAGCGTGAGACGAGCCTCAGGCAGCTCATCGACCGCATCGTGAAGACGTACCGCAAGTCGGGCGAGGAGAACGGCTACTTCACCTCACCCGCGGACGCGGAGATCTTCGAGCACGAGCTGGCGTACGCCCTCCTGCACCAGATCTTCAGCTTCAACTCGCCGGTCTGGTTCAACGTGGGTACGCCCCAGCCCCAGCAGGTCTCGGCCTGCTTCATCCTGGCCGTCGACGACTCCATGGAGTCGATCCTCGACTGGTACAAGGAAGAGGGCATGATCTTCAAGGGCGGCTCCGGCGCCGGCCTGAACCTCTCGCGGATCCGTTCTTCCAAGGAGCTCCTCTCCTCGGGCGGCAACGCCTCGGGGCCCGTCTCCTTCATGCGCGGTGCCGACGCCTCCGCCGGGACGATCAAGTCCGGCGGCGCCACGCGCCGTGCGGCCAAGATGGTCATCCTCGACGTCGACCACCCCGACATCGAGAACTTCATCGAGACCAAGGTGAAGGAGGAGGAGAAGATCCGCGCCCTGCGTGACGCGGGCTTCGACATGGATCTGGGCGGCGACGACATCACGTCCGTCCAGTACCAGAACGCCAACAACTCGGTCCGTGTGAACGACGAGTTCATGAAAGCCGTCGAGACCGGCGGCAAGTTCGGGCTGCGCGCCCGGATGACCGGCGACGTCATCGAAGAGGTCGAGGCGAAGTCCCTCTTCCGTAAGATGGCCGAGGCCGCGTGGGCGTGTGCCGACCCCGGCATTCAGTACGACGACACGATCAACCAGTGGCACACCTGCCCGGAATCCGGCCGGATCAACGGCTCTAACCCGTGCAGCGAGTACATGCACCTCGACAACACGTCGTGCAATCTCGCCTCGCTGAACCTCATGAAGTTCCTCAAGGACGACGACAAGGGAAACCAGTCCTTCGAGATCGAGCGTTTCTCCAAGGTCGTCGAACTGGTCATCACGGCGATGGACATCTCCATCTGCTTCGCCGACTTCCCCACGCAGAAGATCGGCGAGAACACCCGCGCCTTCCGCCAGCTCGGCATCGGCTACGCCAACCTGGGCGCCCTGCTGATGGCCACGGGTCACGCGTACGACAGTGACGGCGGTCGCGCGCTGGCCGGCGCCATCACCTCGCTGATGACGAGCACCTCGTACAAGCGCTCCGCCGAACTGGCCGCGGTCGTCGGCCCGTACGACGGCTACGCCCGCAACGCCGAGCCGCACCAGCGGGTCATGAAGCAGCACGCGGACGCCAACGGCGCGGCCGTGCACGTCGACGACCTGGACAGCCCGATCTGGGCCGCCGCCACGGAGGCCTGGCAGGACGTCGTGCGTCTCGGCGCGAAGAACGGCTTCCGCAACGCGCAGGCCTCGGTCATCGCGCCCACCGGCACCATCGGTCTGGCGATGTCCTGCGACACCACGGGCCTCGAACCCGACCTCGCGCTGGTCAAGTTCAAGAAGCTGGTCGGCGGCGGCTCGATGCAGATCGTCAACGGCACGGTGCCGCAGGCCCTGCGCCGCCTGGGCTACCAGGAGGAGCAGATCGAGGCGGTCGTCGCCCACATCGCCGAGAACGGCAACGTGATCGACGCGCCCGGACTGAAGCCCGAGCACTACCCGGTCTTCGACTGCGCGATGGGTGAGCGTTCCATCTCCGCCATGGGCCACGTCCGGATGATGGCGGCGATCCAGCCGTGGATCTCCGGCGCGCTCTCCAAGACGGTCAACCTGCCGGAGACGGCGACCGTCGAGGACGTCGAAGAGGTCTACTTCAAGGCGTGGAAGCTCGGCGTCAAGGCGCTGGCCATCTACCGCGACAACTGCAAGGTCGGGCAGCCGCTCTCCGCGAAGAAGAAGGAGCAGGTCGCCGAGAAGGCCGAGGAGACGATCCGCCAGGCGGTGGAGAAGGTCGTCGAGTACCGCCCGGTCCGGATGCGCCTGCCCAAGGGCCGCCCCGGCATCACCACGTCCTTCACGGTGGGCGGCGCCGAGGGCTACATGACGGCGAACTCCTACCCGGACGACGGGCTCGGCGAGGTCTTCCTGAAGATGTCCAAGCAGGGGTCGACCCTGGCGGGCATGATGGACGCCTTCTCGATCGCGGTGTCGGTGGGACTTCAGTACGGCGTCCCGCTGGAGACGTACGTCTCGAAGTTCACCAACATGCGCTTCGAGCCGGCCGGTATGACGGACGACCCGGACGTGCGCCTCGCGCAGTCGATCGTGGACTACATCTTCCGGCGCCTCGCGCTCGACTTCCTTCCGTTCGAGACGCGTTCGGCCCTCGGTATCCACTCGGCCGACGAGCGTCAGCGTCATCTGGAGACCGGCTCCTACGAGCCGTCCCTGGAGGACGAGAACGGCATGGACGTGGAGAATCTGGCGCAGTCCGCTCCGCGCCAGGTGGAGCCGCTCAAGTCGGTGAGCCCGACCGCGACATCACCCGTGTCGGAGGCACCCGCTCCCAAGCAGGCGCACACCTCGGCGGAGCTGGTCGAGATGCAACTCGGCATCAGCGCCGACGCCCCGCTCTGCTTCTCTTGCGGTACGAAGATGCAGCGGGCCGGGTCCTGCTACATCTGCGAGGGCTGCGGGTCGACGAGCGGCTGCAGCTGA
- a CDS encoding TerD family protein — protein sequence MSSSLNRGVEKVEVTLKWDPSPLGRPPHDLDIVAATYTAETPSDRPAYLVHFDSRSPDGTIILERESRTGQGFGSDEVMTLELDRLSSDYVRVIVGVAIQQREDRRTFGDISGPSIRVVEGLAELTTSDFAEVAAATAATIAEFSRNESGTWDFRPSVRGFDADPQEFTEQMGTV from the coding sequence GTGAGCAGCAGTCTCAACAGAGGCGTCGAAAAAGTTGAGGTCACCCTCAAATGGGACCCGAGCCCGCTGGGCCGGCCACCGCACGACCTGGACATCGTGGCCGCGACCTACACCGCGGAGACGCCGAGCGACAGGCCGGCCTATCTGGTGCACTTCGACAGCCGCTCACCGGACGGCACGATCATCCTGGAGAGGGAGAGCCGCACGGGCCAGGGATTCGGCTCCGACGAGGTGATGACCCTGGAGCTCGACCGACTGAGTTCGGACTATGTCCGCGTGATCGTGGGGGTCGCCATCCAGCAACGCGAGGACCGCCGGACGTTCGGCGACATATCGGGCCCGTCCATCCGCGTCGTCGAGGGCCTGGCCGAGCTGACGACGAGCGACTTCGCCGAGGTCGCCGCGGCCACGGCGGCGACGATCGCGGAGTTCTCCAGGAACGAGTCGGGCACATGGGACTTCCGTCCGTCGGTCCGCGGCTTCGACGCCGACCCCCAGGAGTTCACGGAACAGATGGGCACGGTGTGA
- a CDS encoding DUF1152 domain-containing protein gives MTALHTNPLFTRLESAESVLVAGAGGGFDIYAGLPLTLSLLHQGKRVQLANLSSSAVEGLPPENRLAPDVAAVTADSAPHQAYFPERTLAQWLALHRCPSTVHAFSRVGVQPLRAAYRALVERYEIDAVVLVDGGTDILMRGDESGLGTPEEDLTSVAALAGIDVPERLIVSVGFGVDAYHGVSHGLVLENIAALERDGAYLGAFSVPRSTREGALFVDAVAHAQECTPDHPSIVNGSIAAAVQGSFGDVQFTSRTRGSELFVNPLMSLCFAFELEGVARRCLYLDRIENTHLIRQVSSAIELFREEVRTRAPRRIPH, from the coding sequence ATGACAGCCCTGCACACCAACCCGCTCTTCACCCGTCTGGAGTCCGCCGAGAGCGTGCTGGTGGCCGGCGCGGGCGGCGGATTCGACATCTACGCGGGGCTGCCGTTGACCCTGTCCCTTCTCCACCAGGGCAAGCGGGTCCAGCTCGCGAACCTCTCGTCCAGCGCGGTCGAGGGGCTGCCGCCGGAGAACCGGCTCGCCCCCGACGTCGCCGCCGTCACAGCGGACTCGGCCCCGCACCAGGCGTACTTCCCCGAACGCACGCTCGCCCAGTGGCTGGCCCTGCACCGCTGTCCGAGCACCGTGCACGCGTTCAGCCGCGTCGGCGTGCAGCCGCTGCGCGCCGCCTACCGGGCGTTGGTCGAGAGGTACGAGATCGACGCCGTGGTACTGGTCGACGGTGGCACGGACATCCTCATGCGCGGCGACGAGTCGGGCCTCGGGACGCCCGAGGAGGATCTGACCAGCGTCGCCGCGCTGGCCGGGATCGACGTGCCCGAGCGGCTGATCGTCTCGGTGGGCTTCGGGGTCGACGCGTACCACGGGGTGAGCCACGGGCTCGTACTGGAGAACATCGCCGCGCTCGAACGGGACGGCGCGTATCTCGGAGCCTTCTCGGTGCCCCGTTCGACACGGGAGGGCGCGCTGTTCGTCGACGCGGTGGCCCACGCGCAGGAGTGCACACCGGACCACCCGAGCATCGTGAACGGGTCGATAGCCGCGGCGGTGCAGGGCTCTTTCGGGGACGTCCAGTTCACTTCCCGCACCCGGGGCAGCGAACTGTTCGTCAATCCGCTGATGTCGCTCTGTTTCGCCTTCGAACTGGAGGGTGTCGCGCGCCGTTGCCTCTATCTCGACCGTATCGAGAACACGCATCTGATCCGGCAGGTGAGCAGCGCCATCGAGCTCTTCCGTGAGGAGGTCCGCACGAGGGCGCCGCGCCGGATACCGCACTGA
- a CDS encoding YdbC family protein, which produces MLVKWIRCTVTDRRGFERGQRKWAGLLGEPGFRGQGGGWSRVRPGVAHVFAFWESRAFYDSFMARSHDRLAAAQSGTFRDSQAKLFDYRFDVKTGFEPKFTDADVVRIAHCKVREDRVEHFALMQEKVWNPAMAGSPGMVRGVFGDAPGNEFLVLSMWQSAAEHGKYRIERVERLTLRAQTAADVAALAGDVVALEPTWTV; this is translated from the coding sequence GTGCTGGTCAAGTGGATTCGCTGCACGGTGACGGACCGACGTGGTTTCGAACGGGGGCAGCGGAAATGGGCGGGGCTGCTCGGTGAGCCGGGATTCCGGGGGCAGGGCGGGGGGTGGAGCAGGGTGCGGCCGGGTGTGGCGCACGTCTTCGCCTTCTGGGAGAGCCGGGCCTTCTACGACTCCTTCATGGCGCGCTCCCACGACCGGCTGGCCGCCGCGCAGTCGGGCACCTTCCGGGACTCCCAGGCCAAGCTCTTCGACTACCGCTTCGATGTGAAGACGGGTTTCGAGCCGAAGTTCACGGACGCGGACGTGGTCCGGATCGCGCACTGCAAGGTGCGTGAGGACCGGGTCGAGCACTTCGCGCTGATGCAGGAGAAGGTGTGGAATCCGGCGATGGCCGGCTCGCCGGGGATGGTGCGCGGGGTGTTCGGGGACGCGCCGGGCAACGAGTTCCTGGTGCTGTCGATGTGGCAGTCGGCGGCCGAGCACGGCAAGTACCGGATCGAGCGCGTGGAGCGGCTGACGCTGCGCGCGCAGACCGCCGCGGACGTGGCGGCCCTGGCGGGCGACGTCGTCGCGCTCGAACCCACCTGGACGGTGTGA
- a CDS encoding histidine phosphatase family protein — MVRPRRIVLVRHGESEGNADDTVYEREPDHALGLTESGWRQAEETGARLREVFGRERVSVYVSPYRRTHETFRAFGLDPERVRVREEPRLREQDWGNWQDREDVRLQKAYRDAYGHFFYRFAQGESGADVYDRVGAFLESLHRSFEASDHPANVLLITHGLTMRLFCMRWFHWSVAEFESLSNPGNGESRTLLLGEDGRYTLDRPFERWRTPEPYGITG, encoded by the coding sequence ATGGTGAGACCGCGACGCATCGTCCTAGTCCGGCACGGCGAGTCGGAGGGCAACGCCGACGACACCGTGTACGAGCGTGAGCCCGACCATGCCCTGGGGCTCACCGAGAGCGGATGGCGCCAGGCCGAGGAGACCGGTGCGCGGCTGCGCGAGGTGTTCGGCCGCGAGCGGGTCAGCGTGTACGTGTCGCCGTACCGCCGCACCCACGAGACCTTCCGCGCCTTCGGCCTCGACCCGGAACGGGTCCGGGTGCGCGAGGAGCCCCGGCTGCGTGAACAGGACTGGGGCAACTGGCAGGACCGCGAGGACGTACGGCTCCAGAAGGCGTACCGCGACGCCTACGGGCACTTCTTCTACCGCTTCGCGCAGGGCGAGTCCGGTGCGGACGTGTACGACCGCGTCGGCGCCTTCCTGGAGAGCCTGCACCGCAGCTTCGAGGCGTCCGACCATCCCGCGAACGTGCTGCTGATCACCCACGGGCTGACCATGCGCCTCTTCTGTATGCGCTGGTTCCACTGGTCCGTCGCCGAGTTCGAGTCGCTGTCCAATCCGGGCAACGGGGAGTCACGGACGCTGCTGCTCGGCGAGGACGGGCGGTACACGCTGGACCGGCCGTTCGAGCGCTGGCGGACCCCCGAGCCGTACGGGATCACCGGTTAG